The genomic window AAGGTAAGCGCCAAAGGTCTCCCAGTCGAGCAGACCCTTGGCGAGTCGCTCGTTGGCAGTGTtgatgaggtcgtcgaggatggcctccttgacggtCCATGTCTTGTCGGGGTTGGCCTTCtgggcgagctcgaggaccttCTTCTGGGTGAGGACGGCGTCTTGGATGTAGACGACGCGGTTCTTGGTCTCTTCGGGGTGGCTCACGACGCCGACGACGGCATCGGCGACGCTGgagagggtggtggtgctgaaCTCGGCGTTGCCACCGTCGATGAGAGTGGCCTCAGACTTGGAAAAGTCGACGAAAAAGTTGTGGGCCAGACCCCAGTCGAGGAAGACCGAGTTGTACACGAAAGTATATGAgatcttgccctccttggcaagggccttgagcttctcctggatAGCGACCTTGGCGCCAAAGAGAGGAAGCGCCCGGACGCTGGGAATATCGAGGTTGGAGCCAAACTCGGAGGGGATGAAGCGCTTGACACCAGCGGCTACGGCAGCATCGACAAGGGTCTCCTGTGCACCGGCGGCAAGGGTTGTGAGGGTCGAGACGACGGCATCCTGGCCCTTCAGGGCGGCGGTGAGGGACTCGAGGGACGAGTagtcgacctcgacaacatcgGTACCCTCGGGAAAGGTGGACTCGGAGCCGGCGCGCTTAAGGACTCGGATGGTGAACTCGCTGGCGACAAACTTCTTGAAGACGTGGGAGCCGAGATCGCCAGAGGCTCCGGCGATGGCGACAGTCTTGATGGTAGACATGGTGTGTATGTGTGGGTGTGGTTAAGGTTATGGGTGGTAGTCGGGATTGGGTATTGagctggttgatgatgatcaaaAGGGCTGTCAATAAAGGCATCTCGTCTCATGTTATATATCTATCGTCGATATGCTCAATCTGCACTTCGACGGCGTCATGGACATGCTTTGTCATGAGGTGATAGTGTGAGTTGACACCATTTTCGTCCATCGGCACATTACCCAAGGTTTGACAAACCGTCTAGGGTATGGGTTGAACTTTAGACATCCATTACGATAGCAGGAGAATTACTCCAGAGGGACGGACTGGGCAAGATTGGCCGATCAGATCAATGCCTCACGCGAGCCTGAATCGGCTAGAACAGGTTCGAGGCATGAACCGCACTCCTTTGACGCCCGAGATCCAGATCATCCCGTCCTGACTCCGTGTTTTGGTTCCGGCCCCGAGACTGAGACCGATCCCAGTCCATGTGGGATGCCGAGTGGGATCGCCGAGCGGGATGACAATTCAGTGACTGGGGCAACGGGGAGCCCGACAACGAATCACATCCAATAGCGTCGTGTGGCTTCCGTTCCCCATATTATCCCATCCCGCAGAATCACACCCAAGGTCGCCGATCCCACTCTATCCCACTCGTATCCCGGTCATCCCGCTCTCCCACCGACAGGATTACCAAGTCGGGATACCACCAAGTTTGCGCGTCTCGGTGTGGGATAAACTCGCGGGAGGCCCTTTACATTCGATCCTCTTTTTTGTATTACATAGCTTTTTGGTTACTCCTCGCTTGCGGAGCTCTACATCCCATTCTTGCGTGATTTGATTGATCAATCCCACTCGGGTCACTACCACTGGCATTCACCTCGCCCAGTATGGCATCCGTTCTGGATGTTTCTCAGGGGAGCACCCAGGAGTTATACTCTGAAAATAGGTGAGTCCATCTTCGCATCATGACATCTCTGGATGTGGGATCTCCGATGTCAACAATCCTACACACGTCCGATCTGACACATTTTCACCAGATCATCAGCCGAGCAACCTCCCACCCGTCATGTCTGCCACTGTGGGAAAGGCTTTATCAGGAAGGAGCATCTTCGACGGCATCAAGCCACCCACGGAGAGCGGAACTTTGTCTGCTCCGTATGCCAACGGTCGTTTACACGCAAGTCAGTTAACTCTTTGCCCGCCCCGGATTCCGTTCTTGTGCTGACATGCTTTAAGTGACCTGCTCCGTCGTCACCTGACACGCCATGACATGCCAGCGGCTCCAGATCCTCGCCGGGGCCGAGCTTGCGATGCCTGTCATGCAAACAAGACAAAGTGCGATGGAGGTATTCAGTGCACACTCTGTGCTAAGAGAGGCATCAGCTGCACATACAAACTTGTATCaaagagcagcagcgacggcaaGACATCCAAAAGCAATGCCTCACCTTCAAATTCGCCgacttctccttctccggcAGCACCTATCGGATTCCGAGAGGCTTTTGCATCGACTGCTGCCAACATGAGAACGACACTACAATCAAGTAaaaaagaagatgaagtgaCAGCCGGACTGAAGAGAATCGCTGGTGAGCTGGCATCTCGGGAAATCTCTATCGAAGGCAGTACCCGCATGTCTAGCG from Fusarium keratoplasticum isolate Fu6.1 chromosome 10, whole genome shotgun sequence includes these protein-coding regions:
- a CDS encoding NmrA domain-containing protein; amino-acid sequence: MSTIKTVAIAGASGDLGSHVFKKFVASEFTIRVLKRAGSESTFPEGTDVVEVDYSSLESLTAALKGQDAVVSTLTTLAAGAQETLVDAAVAAGVKRFIPSEFGSNLDIPSVRALPLFGAKVAIQEKLKALAKEGKISYTFVYNSVFLDWGLAHNFFVDFSKSEATLIDGGNAEFSTTTLSSVADAVVGVVSHPEETKNRVVYIQDAVLTQKKVLELAQKANPDKTWTVKEAILDDLINTANERLAKGLLDWETFGAYLYRAIYDPTSVPKFPKLDNELLGLKGKTDEEVYELIKAAAQ